The window ATGCTTCACAAAAGCGCGGCGGCGCCACCACCCGCGCAGTTCGCCATCCACATAGGCGGCCAGATATTTTTCAGCCTTTTTGCAATTCATATTGAGGCTCATGTAAAAAATGATCGATCGTGCTCTTGAGCTCGGTCAAGTCGGAGGTCTTGATCAGAAATGCATCTGCAGCCCAGCAATGAAAATCTCTTTTGTAAAGAGGATAAGCCGTATTGATCACCACTTTGACGTGCCGGTGCATCTCCATGAATTGTTGCAGATAATCCAATCCTGATCCATCCGGCAGCGCCAAATCGAGCAACACCAAATCCACCGGCCCGTCAGCTAATCTTCTCAAAGCGCTCTGGCCATCGGCGGCGGTTGTCACCTCATACCCATCTTGTTCCAACTCCATCTGGTATAGTCTTCGTAAATTCCTCTCGTCCTCAACGATGAGTATTTTCTCAGCCATATTCGCCTTCCTCTTTATGATTTTGCAACAATTAGACCGATAATCGTAGCGATTACAGGTCTAATTTTCAAAGGCTTACGACAAACAAAAAAATCGGCAGTTTAACGCCTTTTCTCGAAATTAAAAAAGCCGGAGAATAATTCTCATTTTTCGCCAATGAATTCATTTCACGCTATCTTCCGGCGCCTGTTTTAGAAAGGCCGCGAAATTCATCAATTCTTTCACGGTCAGGAAATATTTTCGCCAACTTGCCGGCCAAAAACTGGGACAAGACTTCTTCCGCTTCGCCGCGAACCCATGGGATAACTTGCATGCCACTGTCGTTAAATTTGTTGGAACAGATCTCCGTGATCCCGCCACAAATCACAACCTCGACTCCCAATTGCATGAGCATGTTGATCTTTTCTAAGGGATTGGTCTGAACCAACCGCACCTGTTCGCGTTTTTGACCGTGCTGTTATCGACGGTAACCAGCAGAACACTTTCGGCACAATCCAATCGCGAGGAGACGCGGGTTCCGAAAATGGGTATGGCTATGGTTTTCATGAGTCCGTCGTCCTTCATTTTGATGAAGGATTAGGCAACTCACAGGCCAGCGCAAATCGAAAAGGGATAACTTGTAGAATTGGTGGAGAGATAGGGCAAAGCAGAACAAGCCGGAATGGAAAGGAGATTAAGCCTCACGTTGCGGGCGCGCAACGTGGCAAATGCAACAGATGCGGAATTGCAACATCACAACATTAAATCACACCATACTGTTTCATTTTCCGCCTGAGTATGGTGCGATGCAAGCCGAGCGCTTTCGCCGTCTCCACTTTGTTCCAGTTGTGCTTCTCCAAAGCCTCGAGGATGGTTTGGCGCTCGGCATCTTGCAAAGGCAGTGGCGTGGAAACAGGTTCGTGAGCGGCCAACTTGAATTGGGAAAATTCGGGTGGGAGATGTTGAAGCTGTATTTCTTCTCCCCGACACATAACGAATGCATGCTCGATGATGTTTTCCAGCTCTCGGACGTTTCCTGGAAAATCGTACTGCAAAAGCACGCCCCGCACTTCATCGGAAACCCGTGATATATATCGCTCCATTTTTCGGTTGAACTTGTCGATGAAATGATCAATCAGAAGCGGAGTATCGTCTCGTCTTGCCGCCGACGGCGGCAACTCGAGTTTGACCACGTTTAGCCGAAAATACAAATCATCGCGAAAGTACCCTTTTCGACTAATGCGGAGAGATCATCTTTGGTGGCGGCGATCACACGGACGTCAGCCT is drawn from Cytophagia bacterium CHB2 and contains these coding sequences:
- a CDS encoding response regulator; this encodes MAEKILIVEDERNLRRLYQMELEQDGYEVTTAADGQSALRRLADGPVDLVLLDLALPDGSGLDYLQQFMEMHRHVKVVINTAYPLYKRDFHCWAADAFLIKTSDLTELKSTIDHFLHEPQYELQKG